The proteins below come from a single Catenulispora sp. MAP5-51 genomic window:
- a CDS encoding ferredoxin — MRVEADRGKCMGAGMCALNAPEVFDQDEDEGLVVVLDPEPPAQRRFAVRDAANLCPASAISLVEDEG, encoded by the coding sequence ATGCGGGTCGAGGCCGACCGGGGCAAGTGCATGGGCGCCGGGATGTGCGCGCTGAACGCGCCGGAGGTGTTCGACCAGGACGAGGACGAGGGCCTGGTCGTGGTGCTCGACCCCGAGCCGCCGGCCCAGCGGCGGTTCGCGGTGCGCGACGCGGCGAATCTGTGCCCCGCGTCGGCGATCAGCCTGGTCGAGGACGAGGGCTGA
- a CDS encoding cytochrome P450 has protein sequence MTLADQPTEVLAVPAERGACPFDPPPAYDRAREHDPVAPVKLFDGTTAWMLTRHQDVRAVLQDRRFSADGTKSGFPFLSPGRRELATGSITFIRMDDPEHARLRRMLTSDFIIKRVEEMRPQVRAIAVELLDAMTRGRDHADLVAEFALPLPSLVICLLLGVPYEDHAYFQKCSSTLLNASSTGEQVHQAREDLNSYIKQLAESKRDSRDEDIISRLMHREDLSPDEVARMGTLLLVAGHETTANMTSLSILTLLRDPEQMERLRNDNSLIRGAVEELLRYLSIVHTGLPRVATEDVEVNGRTIRAGEGVLLMINTANRDAEAFPDADALDVGRDARRHLAFGFGVHQCLGQPLARAELQIALDVLLNGLPNLRLAVPFKEIPFRHDMLIYGVHKLPIAW, from the coding sequence ATGACTCTCGCGGACCAGCCGACCGAAGTCCTCGCCGTCCCCGCCGAACGCGGAGCCTGTCCCTTCGACCCGCCGCCCGCCTACGACCGCGCCCGCGAACACGACCCCGTCGCCCCGGTGAAGCTGTTCGACGGCACCACCGCGTGGATGCTCACCCGGCACCAGGACGTCCGGGCCGTGCTGCAGGACCGCCGGTTCAGCGCCGACGGCACCAAATCCGGATTCCCGTTCCTGAGCCCCGGACGCCGCGAGCTGGCGACCGGGAGCATCACCTTCATCAGGATGGACGACCCCGAGCACGCCCGGCTGCGCCGCATGCTCACCTCGGACTTCATCATCAAGCGGGTCGAGGAGATGCGGCCGCAGGTGCGGGCGATCGCGGTGGAGCTGCTGGACGCCATGACCCGCGGCCGCGACCACGCAGACCTGGTCGCCGAGTTCGCCCTCCCGCTGCCCTCGCTGGTGATCTGCCTGCTGCTGGGCGTCCCGTACGAGGACCACGCCTACTTCCAGAAGTGCAGCAGCACCCTGCTGAACGCCTCCTCCACCGGCGAGCAGGTCCACCAGGCCCGAGAGGACCTGAACAGCTACATCAAGCAGCTGGCCGAGTCCAAGCGCGACAGCCGCGACGAGGACATCATCAGCCGTCTGATGCACCGTGAGGACCTCTCCCCCGACGAGGTCGCCCGGATGGGCACGCTGCTGCTGGTGGCCGGGCACGAGACGACCGCCAACATGACGTCCCTGTCGATCCTGACGCTGCTGCGCGATCCGGAGCAGATGGAGCGGCTGCGCAACGACAACAGCCTGATCCGCGGCGCGGTCGAGGAGCTGTTGCGCTACCTGTCGATCGTGCACACCGGGCTGCCCCGGGTCGCGACCGAGGACGTCGAGGTGAACGGCCGCACGATCCGGGCCGGCGAGGGCGTGCTGCTGATGATCAACACGGCCAACCGCGACGCCGAGGCGTTCCCCGACGCCGACGCCCTGGACGTCGGCCGCGACGCCCGCCGGCACCTGGCCTTCGGCTTCGGCGTGCACCAGTGCCTTGGCCAGCCGCTGGCCCGCGCCGAACTGCAGATCGCGCTGGACGTGCTGCTCAACGGACTGCCGAACCTGCGACTGGCCGTACCGTTCAAGGAGATCCCCTTCCGCCACGACATGCTCATCTACGGCGTGCACAAGCTGCCGATCGCATGGTGA
- a CDS encoding helix-turn-helix domain-containing protein, whose product MDSLRLLAHPVRLRIIHALRGDRILTAGALCGRVGDVSRATVYRHLDLLTEAGVLEVAEERRVRGAVERHYRLRAERAGIDTEQIAALTKDDHRVGFAAATAALQAEFAAYLEDQDSDPAADLVGYRQHAVWLSREELRTLIEGLRAAILPVLHNEATAERAQYLLSPILFPIDQS is encoded by the coding sequence ATGGACTCGCTGAGACTGCTGGCGCACCCGGTCCGCCTGCGCATCATCCACGCCTTGCGCGGCGACCGCATCCTGACCGCCGGCGCGTTGTGCGGCCGGGTCGGCGACGTCTCCCGGGCCACGGTGTACCGGCACCTGGACCTGCTCACCGAGGCCGGGGTGCTGGAGGTCGCCGAGGAGCGGCGGGTGCGCGGCGCGGTCGAGCGCCACTACCGCCTGCGCGCCGAGCGCGCCGGCATCGACACCGAGCAGATCGCCGCGCTGACCAAGGACGACCATCGCGTGGGCTTCGCCGCGGCGACCGCCGCGCTGCAGGCCGAGTTCGCGGCCTACCTCGAGGATCAGGACTCTGATCCGGCGGCCGACCTGGTCGGCTACCGGCAGCACGCGGTCTGGCTCAGCCGCGAGGAGCTGCGGACGCTGATCGAGGGGCTGCGCGCGGCGATCCTTCCGGTCCTGCACAACGAGGCGACGGCGGAGCGGGCTCAGTACCTGTTGAGCCCCATTCTCTTCCCTATCGACCAGTCCTGA